The following are from one region of the Flavobacteriaceae bacterium UJ101 genome:
- a CDS encoding vitamin B12 transporter BtuB (Involved in the active translocation of vitamin B12 (cyanocobalamin) across the outer membrane to the periplasmic space. It derives its energy for transport by interacting with the trans-periplasmic membrane protein TonB; Belongs to the TonB-dependent receptor family. BtuB (TC 1.B.14.3.1) subfamily.) encodes MKNSTFLIIFLSFFVAAQEQNQIDSVVLSAKKIKEISIGHPLIHIEHDFGQSLGDDLSIQTGAYFKEYGNGMLSSISYRGLGAAHTGVFLEGIPINSGLTGQTDFNLLYPEGFNTIEFRTGGGGATFGSGAVGGSVHLNNELAYNKDFKGEISQKIASFDTYATNLGTSFSDDQNALKVNMYRLTSNNDYDYIYNNEEYTIENGAVETLITNLAYQRKINDRNHLKLSLNYALADRQLMESVGATSNQKQKDTNYNSVLSWMYTNKKYAHKLSQAFLFSEYQYFPNQDVSNYDFGRTENWVTKYDGSYKLTSKINLGAIGQFKHTKGKGSNIQEPSLDEGFVSVYGQYRYENLKQSLTVSKGVSSEFEIPFTLDYGIELNLKPIKLHGNITTNYRNPTFNDLYWVPGGNPNLKAEDGWATELGVEYDRLLSDRLYLNFRSNGFYSKFNDWIVWLPDVNQGGIFTPINIRNVESYGVELFSQLGYKIGLFEIDWKANYTFLKSLDEERNKQLIYTPKHKLNNQLQFKRENGFVQIQHQFVDEIYTSSDNLNKLDAFNLIDASIGYNLKINKIKTAIQVGVHNILDEEYQLILGRAMPKRNYSIQFNINF; translated from the coding sequence ATGAAAAACAGTACATTTTTAATCATTTTTTTAAGTTTTTTTGTTGCAGCCCAAGAACAGAACCAAATAGACTCTGTTGTATTGAGTGCTAAAAAAATAAAAGAGATTTCCATTGGTCATCCGCTAATTCATATAGAACATGATTTTGGGCAATCATTAGGTGATGATTTGTCTATTCAAACTGGTGCTTATTTTAAAGAATATGGTAACGGAATGTTATCATCAATTTCCTATAGAGGATTAGGTGCAGCACATACTGGAGTATTTTTAGAAGGAATTCCGATTAATTCTGGGCTGACAGGGCAGACTGATTTTAATCTACTATATCCAGAAGGGTTTAATACAATTGAGTTTAGAACAGGTGGTGGTGGTGCTACTTTTGGATCAGGAGCAGTAGGAGGAAGTGTACATTTAAATAATGAATTAGCTTACAATAAAGATTTTAAAGGTGAAATTTCACAAAAAATAGCCAGTTTTGATACTTATGCTACCAATTTAGGGACCTCTTTTTCAGATGATCAAAATGCTTTGAAAGTAAACATGTATAGGCTTACTTCTAATAATGATTATGATTATATTTATAACAATGAAGAATATACGATTGAAAATGGAGCTGTAGAGACGTTGATCACTAATTTAGCATACCAGAGAAAAATTAATGATCGAAATCATTTAAAGTTATCATTGAACTATGCTTTAGCAGATCGTCAATTAATGGAATCTGTTGGAGCAACATCGAATCAAAAGCAAAAAGATACTAATTACAACAGTGTACTGAGTTGGATGTATACCAATAAAAAATATGCCCATAAATTAAGCCAAGCCTTTTTGTTTAGTGAGTATCAATATTTTCCAAATCAAGATGTTTCCAATTATGATTTTGGAAGAACAGAAAACTGGGTCACCAAATATGATGGAAGTTATAAATTAACATCTAAAATTAATTTAGGAGCAATAGGACAATTTAAACATACTAAAGGAAAAGGGAGTAATATTCAGGAACCTAGTTTAGATGAAGGTTTTGTAAGTGTTTATGGACAATACCGATATGAAAATCTCAAACAGAGTTTAACAGTTTCAAAAGGAGTTTCATCAGAGTTTGAAATTCCATTTACCTTGGATTATGGGATTGAGTTGAATTTAAAACCAATCAAGTTACATGGAAATATTACAACCAATTATCGAAACCCTACTTTTAATGATTTGTATTGGGTACCTGGAGGAAATCCCAATTTAAAAGCGGAAGATGGTTGGGCTACTGAATTAGGAGTTGAATATGATAGACTGTTAAGTGATCGACTCTATTTAAATTTTCGATCTAATGGATTTTATTCAAAATTTAACGATTGGATCGTATGGCTTCCTGATGTAAATCAAGGTGGAATATTTACTCCAATAAACATTCGAAATGTAGAAAGTTATGGAGTAGAATTATTTTCTCAACTAGGATACAAAATAGGACTTTTTGAAATAGATTGGAAAGCAAATTATACATTCTTGAAGTCATTAGATGAAGAAAGAAATAAACAATTGATCTATACACCTAAACATAAATTGAATAATCAATTACAATTCAAAAGAGAGAATGGGTTTGTACAAATTCAACACCAATTTGTAGATGAAATTTATACAAGTTCGGATAATTTAAACAAATTAGATGCCTTTAATTTAATTGATGCTTCAATAGGGTACAATTTAAAAATTAATAAAATTAAAACTGCTATTCAGGTAGGGGTTCATAATATTTTAGACGAAGAGTATCAACTTATTTTAGGAAGAGCAATGCCAAAACGAAATTATTCAATACAATTTAATATCAATTTTTAA
- a CDS encoding signal peptidase I (KEGG: coc:Coch_1810 signal peptidase I): protein MNTLTILDSGNGLIGLIGTLIYLAIIVALLYFTMGKTFEKAGYPWWSAIIPIYSIYIWLKIIGKPTWWLILMLIPLVNFIIIALMHIGMGKSFGKDTTFGILLFLIPFYNLYLWYKLGNNSDEKYYGPAGEGAEGFADFKNMVS, encoded by the coding sequence ATGAACACTTTAACAATTTTAGATTCTGGAAATGGACTAATTGGACTAATTGGAACACTGATCTATTTAGCCATTATTGTTGCACTTCTCTATTTCACTATGGGGAAGACTTTTGAAAAGGCAGGGTATCCATGGTGGTCAGCCATCATTCCTATTTACTCTATTTATATTTGGTTAAAAATTATAGGAAAACCAACATGGTGGCTTATTTTAATGCTTATACCTTTAGTTAACTTTATCATTATCGCTTTAATGCATATTGGTATGGGTAAATCTTTTGGAAAAGATACAACTTTTGGTATATTATTATTTTTGATTCCTTTTTACAATCTTTATTTATGGTACAAATTAGGGAATAATTCTGATGAAAAATACTATGGTCCCGCAGGTGAAGGCGCTGAAGGTTTTGCTGATTTTAAAAATATGGTATCTTAA